The following coding sequences lie in one Glycine max cultivar Williams 82 chromosome 19, Glycine_max_v4.0, whole genome shotgun sequence genomic window:
- the LOC100789501 gene encoding transmembrane emp24 domain-containing protein p24beta3 gives MGWSSKNYTIVISFLGFIICHGLALSISLYDQECVSEHVLHDGDTISGNFVVIDYDIFWSSDHPGIDFTVTSPGGNLAYSLNGTSGDKFQFKASQNGIYKFCFHNPASTPETVSFYIHVGHIPNEHDLAKDEHLDPINVKIAELREALESIISEQKYLKARDARHRHTNESTRKRVVFYTILEYVLFAATSLLQVVYIRRLFSKSFAYNRV, from the exons ATGGGTTGGTCTTCAAAGAATTATACTATTGTGATCTCATTCCTTGGTTTCATAATTTGTCATGGCCTTGCTCTCTCAATCAGTTTATACGATCAGGAATGCGTATCCGAGCACGTTCTACATGATGGTGACACTATTTCTGGGAACTTTGTAGTCATTGACTATGATATTTTTTGGAGCTCAGACCATCCGGGAATTGATTTCACT GTGACATCTCCAGGAGGGAATTTGGCGTACTCTTTGAATGGAACATCAGGGGACAAATTTCAGTTCAAAGCCTCACAAAATGGAATATACAAATTTTGCTTTCACAACCCTGCTTCAACGCCAGAGACTGTATCTTTCTACATTCATGTTGGCCACATCCCGAACGAACATGACTTAGCTAAAGATG AACATTTGGATCCCATTAATGTGAAGATCGCCGAGTTGAGAGAAGCACTAGAGTCTATCATATCAGAACAAAAGTACTTGAAAGCACGTGATGCTAGGCATCGACACA CAAACGAAAGCACCAGAAAGCGTGTTGTCTTCTACACAATCTTGGAGTATGTTTTGTTCGCTGCTACAAGTTTATTACAAGTGGTATACATTCGACGTCTGTTCAGCAAATCATTTGCTTACAACCGAGTGTAG